The Panicum hallii strain FIL2 chromosome 9, PHallii_v3.1, whole genome shotgun sequence genome has a window encoding:
- the LOC112872554 gene encoding NADH dehydrogenase [ubiquinone] 1 beta subcomplex subunit 10-B-like: MVRKAKVEFDEQPPDNFDPKNPYGDPVAMLEYREHLVREKWIQIETAKIIRERLRWCYRIEGVNHHQKCRHLVDQYLEATRGVGWGKDARPPEFHEPKKVVEAE, encoded by the exons ATGGTGCGGAAGGCGAAGGTTGAGTTCGACGAGCAGCCGCCGGACAACTTCGACCCGAAGAACCCGTATGGGGACCCGGTGGCGATGCTCGAGTACCGGGAGCACCTGGTGCGGGAGAAGTGGATCCAGATCGAGACCGCCAAGATCATCCGGGAGCGCCTCCGCTGGTGCTACCGGATCGAGGGCGTCAACCACCACCAGAAGTGCCGCCACCTCGTCGACCAGTACCTCGAGGCCACCCGCGGCGTTGGCTGGGGCAAGGACGCCCGCCCGCCCGAGTTCCATG AGCCCAAGAAGGTCGTCGAGGCGGAGTAG
- the LOC112876121 gene encoding uncharacterized protein LOC112876121 isoform X2, which translates to MPLQLALFRSNCSPPLVRNRPKRPPPTRRPRQRRSDAFPPNPSAPRGAAGLRGAPLVPPSRSWRKRASMSSPARSTVSAASGGAVSAAEDVADSIDALYRKDEAVAELKSEAMEALQSEVRSLDDDSWMFAAPRSRINLVSRTGAYLPKQQGKLPELGQASKKTRNF; encoded by the exons ATGCCCTTGCAGCTTGCTCTGTTCCGCTCCAACTGTTCCCCTCCCTTAGTTCGTAATCGGCCGAAGCGCCCGCCCCCTACCAGGCGGCCGAGGCAGCGACGTTCCGACGCCTTCCCGCCCAACCCCTCGGCTccccgcggcgcggccgggctaAGAGGCGCGCCGCTGGTTCCGCCCAGTCGGAGCTGGCGGAAGCGGGCGTCGATGAGCTCCCCGGCAAGGTCGACcgtatcggcggcgagcggaggcgccgtctccgccgccgaAGACGTCGCGGACTCCATCGACGCGCTCTACCGCAAGGACGAGGCCGTGGCTG AGCTCAAGTCGGAGGCGATGGAGGCGCTACAGAGCGAGGTGAGGTCGCTCGATGACGACAGCTGGATGTTCGCCGCGCCCCGGTCCCGCATCAACCTCGTCTCGAGAACCG GTGCTTACCTGCCCAAGCAGCAAGGGAAACTCCCGGAACTGGGCCAAGCATCTAAGAAAACAAGAAATTTCTAG
- the LOC112876121 gene encoding uncharacterized protein LOC112876121 isoform X3, which yields MPLQLALFRSNCSPPLVRNRPKRPPPTRRPRQRRSDAFPPNPSAPRGAAGLRGAPLVPPSRSWRKRASMSSPARSTVSAASGGAVSAAEDVADSIDALYRKDEAVAELKSEAMEALQSEVRSLDDDSWMFAAPRSRINLVSRTDYQKHWIVVVFA from the exons ATGCCCTTGCAGCTTGCTCTGTTCCGCTCCAACTGTTCCCCTCCCTTAGTTCGTAATCGGCCGAAGCGCCCGCCCCCTACCAGGCGGCCGAGGCAGCGACGTTCCGACGCCTTCCCGCCCAACCCCTCGGCTccccgcggcgcggccgggctaAGAGGCGCGCCGCTGGTTCCGCCCAGTCGGAGCTGGCGGAAGCGGGCGTCGATGAGCTCCCCGGCAAGGTCGACcgtatcggcggcgagcggaggcgccgtctccgccgccgaAGACGTCGCGGACTCCATCGACGCGCTCTACCGCAAGGACGAGGCCGTGGCTG AGCTCAAGTCGGAGGCGATGGAGGCGCTACAGAGCGAGGTGAGGTCGCTCGATGACGACAGCTGGATGTTCGCCGCGCCCCGGTCCCGCATCAACCTCGTCTCGAGAACCG ACTATCAAAAACACTGGATAGTTGTAGTCTTTGCCTGA
- the LOC112876121 gene encoding uncharacterized protein LOC112876121 isoform X1, producing the protein MPLQLALFRSNCSPPLVRNRPKRPPPTRRPRQRRSDAFPPNPSAPRGAAGLRGAPLVPPSRSWRKRASMSSPARSTVSAASGGAVSAAEDVADSIDALYRKDEAVAELKSEAMEALQSEVRSLDDDSWMFAAPRSRINLVSRTGNAYENTTGETCSSMISMFQKLEWQCFRLV; encoded by the exons ATGCCCTTGCAGCTTGCTCTGTTCCGCTCCAACTGTTCCCCTCCCTTAGTTCGTAATCGGCCGAAGCGCCCGCCCCCTACCAGGCGGCCGAGGCAGCGACGTTCCGACGCCTTCCCGCCCAACCCCTCGGCTccccgcggcgcggccgggctaAGAGGCGCGCCGCTGGTTCCGCCCAGTCGGAGCTGGCGGAAGCGGGCGTCGATGAGCTCCCCGGCAAGGTCGACcgtatcggcggcgagcggaggcgccgtctccgccgccgaAGACGTCGCGGACTCCATCGACGCGCTCTACCGCAAGGACGAGGCCGTGGCTG AGCTCAAGTCGGAGGCGATGGAGGCGCTACAGAGCGAGGTGAGGTCGCTCGATGACGACAGCTGGATGTTCGCCGCGCCCCGGTCCCGCATCAACCTCGTCTCGAGAACCG GCAATGCTTATGAAAATACAACTGGGGAAACCTGTAGTAGTATGATATCAATGTTTCAGAAATTAGAATGGCAGTGCTTCAGGTTGGTGTGA
- the LOC112877057 gene encoding uncharacterized protein LOC112877057 isoform X2, translating to MQRLSLGSPAGRPSRLSAAGEEEAGAADEKAAKAVARAAAAPVRSIHLVPVLTLLCFLVLFLLSHDPSAAAALTDSPVLAAAATVTARSLDAAAGAADATTASSGVYRRLKQSRVRRLGMARRRL from the exons atGCAGCGCCTCTCCCTGGGCTCCCCGGCCGGGAGGCCCTCCCGCCTGAGCGCGGcgggcgaggaggaggcgggggcggcggaCGAGAAGGCGGCGAAGGCGGTGGCGAGGGCCGCTGCGGCGCCGGTCAGGTCCATCCACCTGGTCCCCGTCCTCACGCTGCTCTGCTTCctcgtcctcttcctcctctcccacgacccctccgccgccgccgccctcaccG ATTCGCCCGTGCTGGCCGCGGCCGCCACCGTCACCGCCCGCTCCCTCGACGCCGCCGCAGGCGCAG CCGACGCGACGACGGCGTCCAGTGGCGTGTACCGGCGGCTGAAGCAGTCCCGCGTGCGGAGGCTGGGGATGGCGCGGCGGAGGCTGTGA
- the LOC112877057 gene encoding uncharacterized protein LOC112877057 isoform X1, with translation MQRLSLGSPAGRPSRLSAAGEEEAGAADEKAAKAVARAAAAPVRSIHLVPVLTLLCFLVLFLLSHDPSAAAALTDSPVLAAAATVTARSLDAAAGAGGCPRISSAADDAATRGFRGVWLSASHAFFLSLFGCSALQPTRRRRPVACTGG, from the exons atGCAGCGCCTCTCCCTGGGCTCCCCGGCCGGGAGGCCCTCCCGCCTGAGCGCGGcgggcgaggaggaggcgggggcggcggaCGAGAAGGCGGCGAAGGCGGTGGCGAGGGCCGCTGCGGCGCCGGTCAGGTCCATCCACCTGGTCCCCGTCCTCACGCTGCTCTGCTTCctcgtcctcttcctcctctcccacgacccctccgccgccgccgccctcaccG ATTCGCCCGTGCTGGCCGCGGCCGCCACCGTCACCGCCCGCTCCCTCGACGCCGCCGCAGGCGCAGGTGGGTGCCCGAggatctcctccgccgccgacgACGCTGCCACGCGAGGGTTCCGTGGCGTTTGGTTGTCAGCTTCTCACGcttttttcctctctctgtttGGCTGTTCGGCGTTGCAGCCGACGCGACGACGGCGTCCAGTGGCGTGTACCGGCGGCTGA
- the LOC112877495 gene encoding probable calcium-binding protein CML11, whose amino-acid sequence MSDTTTAPAAAGAGDHAVDAAAQKPPAAPSPEATAATRRGGSSVATTISQAAAQQQQQSRLDDDQLEELREIFRSFDRNADGSLTQLELGSLLRSLGLKPSTDQLDALISRADTNSNGLVEFSEFVALVAPDLLVDRSPYSEDQLRKLFSIFDRDGNGFITAAELAHSMAKLGHALTVKELTGMIKEADTDGDGRINFQEFSRAITAAAFDNIFS is encoded by the coding sequence ATGAGCGACACCACcacggcccccgccgccgccggagccggagaCCACGCCGTCGACGCCGCCGCGCAAAAGCCACCGGCCGCCCCGTCGCCAGAGGCCACGGCGGCCACCCGGCGGGGCGGCAGCTCCGTGGCCACCACCATCAgccaggcggcggcgcagcagcagcagcagtcgcGGCTGGACGACGACCAGCTGGAGGAGCTGCGGGAGATCTTCCGCTCCTTCGACCGCAACGCCGACGGCAGCCTCACGCAGCTGGAGCTCGGCTCCCTGCTCCGGTCCCTGGGCCTCAAGCCCAGCACCGACCAGCTCGACGCGCTCATCTCCCGCGCCGACACCAACTCCAACGGCCTCGTCGAGTTCTCCGAGTTCGTCGCGCTCGTGGCCCCCGACCTCCTCGTCGACCGATCCCCATACTCCGAGGACCAGCTCCGGAAGCTGTTCTCCATCTTCGACCGCGACGGCAACGGCTTCATCACCGCGGCCGAGCTCGCGCACTCCATGGCCAAGCTCGGCCACGCGCTCACCGTCAAGGAGCTCACGGGGATGATCAAGGAGGCCGACACCGACGGCGACGGCCGGATCAACTTCCAGGAGTTCTCGCGCGCCATCACCGCCGCGGCGTTCGACAACATCTTCTCCTGA